In Kaistella faecalis, a genomic segment contains:
- a CDS encoding sulfite exporter TauE/SafE family protein: MEFLGYFSAIVIGLVMGLIGGGGSILSVPIFVYVFGFDAVTATALSLFVVGTTSLVGSVGFIRQKQIDFKTAFTFGLPSILGVLFSRRLILPHLPEYIINRWGITLTKDMFLLLLFAVLMLIASFKMIRKNERPRLQNFEDTNYTILISQGLLVGIITGLIGAGGGFLIVPALVMLLGVNMKKAVATSLFIISMNSILGFVSTMEMVSHDWGFLLIFSGLSVLGIFIGIAVSKKMDGRKLKPLFGWVVLGMGIFIIIKEIFLKQQF; this comes from the coding sequence ATGGAATTTTTAGGATATTTTTCGGCAATAGTAATAGGTCTGGTAATGGGCCTCATTGGTGGTGGCGGCAGCATTCTAAGCGTGCCGATTTTTGTATATGTTTTTGGTTTTGATGCAGTGACTGCTACAGCACTTTCTCTTTTTGTAGTAGGAACTACAAGTTTGGTAGGTTCCGTAGGATTTATCAGGCAGAAACAGATTGATTTTAAAACGGCTTTTACCTTCGGACTTCCCTCCATTTTAGGGGTCTTGTTTTCCAGGAGACTTATATTACCTCATTTACCGGAATATATCATCAACCGATGGGGCATTACCCTCACGAAAGATATGTTTCTTCTGCTGCTGTTTGCTGTTTTGATGTTGATTGCTTCCTTTAAAATGATCCGTAAAAATGAAAGACCCAGACTACAGAATTTCGAAGATACCAACTATACGATATTGATCTCGCAGGGATTACTTGTGGGAATTATAACCGGTTTAATCGGAGCGGGCGGCGGATTTTTAATTGTTCCTGCTCTGGTCATGCTTTTAGGCGTGAATATGAAGAAGGCGGTGGCAACCTCGCTTTTTATCATTTCAATGAACTCTATTTTGGGCTTTGTAAGCACAATGGAAATGGTAAGTCATGACTGGGGTTTTCTGCTTATTTTCAGTGGTTTATCGGTTCTGGGGATATTTATAGGGATCGCAGTTTCAAAGAAAATGGATGGCCGCAAACTCAAACCTCTCTTTGGATGGGTGGTCTTGGGAATGGGCATATTTATAATTATTAAAGAAATATTTTTAAAGCAACAATTTTAA